The DNA region TGGAACGGCCCCGAGCGGTAGCAAACGCCCGGAAGTCGTCCACCCAAACTTGCATGCAAGGAGGAAAACGAAATGAAGCATCGTAGCGTAGCACTCCTGACGGCTGCCGCCTTCGCCGGATTGCTCGCCGGATCGTCCCTACGCGCCAGCGGGGCGGATCTTACTACGGAATCGGGAAGCGCGCACTCCCAGATGACGTCGGAAAAAGGAAGCTGCGGGCAGTGCAGCAGCAAGAAGGAGAAGAAGGAGAAGAAGTCGAAGAAGAAAAAGAGCAAAGAGGGTGAGCAGGGCGGGCAGCAGTAGGCGTCCGGCCTGATCGTCTCTCGATATTTCGGCACTTCTAGGCAGGCGGGTTGGCTCGCCTGCCTTTCTTCTCTCTAAACCGGCTCCCTTGCCCAGCAATCGATTCAACGCGTTCTCTGGATACGGCATCGGTATCGGGCTGCGCCTTCCCCATTACGATCACATTCTACGGGAGAAGCCGGTAGTCGACTGGTTCGAGCTGCTCTCCGAAAATTTTCTGGCCGAAGGCGGGAGGCAGCGGGCGGTGCTCGACCGGATCCTCGAGCAGTACCGGGTGGTCCTCCACGGCGTCGGCCTCTACTTTGGCTCCGCCGGCCCGCTCGACCGCGACCATCTTCGAAAGCTCAAGGCGTTGGTGCGCCGGACGAAGACGCCCTGGCTCTCGGACCATCTCTGCTGGGGAAGCGTCGATGGGCGGTATAGCCACGACCTTCTCCCCATGCCGTTTACGATGGCCGCGGCTCGGCACACCGCGGCCAAGATCCGCCAAGCCGCGGACTTCCTCGAGGTTCCCGTCTCCGTGGAGAACATCAGCAGCTACATGGAGCTCAAAGCGTCCACTATGACCGAATGGGAATTCCTCCGGGAGGTTTCGGAGCTGGCCGATTGCGGGATCCTGCTCGACGTGAACAACGTTTATGTCGCAAGCCGGAACCATGGCTTCGATCCCGGCACCTACCTCGACAACGTTCCGGCCGATCGCGTGGCGCAGATCCATATCGGAGGCCACAGCCGCCAGGCCGGCCTCCTCCTCGACACCCACGACCGGCCGGTGGCCGATCCGGTCTGGCGGCTCTACGGCCGGGCGATCGCCAAGTTCGGACGGACCCCTACCCTCCTCGAATGGGACGATCGGATCCCCTCTTTTGAAGAAGTCCACCGTGAAGCCCGCAAAGCCGACCGCTTCCTCGCCTCCCTCGCCCCGGTCCATGCCAAGCGCGGATAGCCTCGAGGAGCTCCGGGAGCTCCAGCGGCTTCTCTTCTCCTGCATTACCCGCCCTTCCGGCCCGGACGAGGGTTCGGTCGGCTTTGCGGCGCAGCTCGTCCGATCCTCCGGCAAGCTCGCCCCCGTCGACCGGATCGAGATCTACCGCCGACAATACTGGATCCGGCTCCTCTCGGCTTTGTCCGAGGACTATCCGGGCCTGGCGGGCCTGCTGGGAGCCGAGCGCTTCCGCCGGACCGCGCAAGCCTACCTTCTCCGCTATCCTCCCACTTCTCCCATGCTCCCGGAGCTCGGTTCCCGGCTTCCCCGCTTCCTCCGCGAAGAGCCCGGCTGGGCGGCTCCTTTCCCGCCGCGGCTGGTGCTCGACCTCGCGCGATTCGAGTGGGCGAAGATCGCCGCCTTTCATGCCCCGGAAGCCCCGCTTCCGCAAAAGGAGGAATTGAGCTCTCCGGAGATTCGGCTTTTCCTGCAGCCCCACCTGAACCTCCTCCATCTGCGCTATCCGGTCGATCGGCCGGAGCCCGGGGAGACCTTCCGGTCCACCCCGCTCCGTCCCGAAGCCCGGCGGATCGTCGTCCACCGGCAGGGATCGACCGTCTACCACAAGCTCCTCCCGCGCGAGGCCTTTTCCCTGCTCCGCTCCTTCGCCAAGGGAATCTCTCTTTTTCAAGCCTGCCGGCGGACGGCCGCCCGGTTTCCCGATCTCGCGCCCGAGCGCTACCGGGACTGGTTCCGGGAATGGGCCGCGCTCGGCTGGCTGACGACCTCTCCCTCCCTCGCCAGGGCGGGTCGGCCGCA from Methylacidimicrobium sp. AP8 includes:
- a CDS encoding putative DNA-binding domain-containing protein — encoded protein: MPSADSLEELRELQRLLFSCITRPSGPDEGSVGFAAQLVRSSGKLAPVDRIEIYRRQYWIRLLSALSEDYPGLAGLLGAERFRRTAQAYLLRYPPTSPMLPELGSRLPRFLREEPGWAAPFPPRLVLDLARFEWAKIAAFHAPEAPLPQKEELSSPEIRLFLQPHLNLLHLRYPVDRPEPGETFRSTPLRPEARRIVVHRQGSTVYHKLLPREAFSLLRSFAKGISLFQACRRTAARFPDLAPERYRDWFREWAALGWLTTSPSLARAGRPQASKTA
- a CDS encoding DUF692 domain-containing protein, yielding MPSNRFNAFSGYGIGIGLRLPHYDHILREKPVVDWFELLSENFLAEGGRQRAVLDRILEQYRVVLHGVGLYFGSAGPLDRDHLRKLKALVRRTKTPWLSDHLCWGSVDGRYSHDLLPMPFTMAAARHTAAKIRQAADFLEVPVSVENISSYMELKASTMTEWEFLREVSELADCGILLDVNNVYVASRNHGFDPGTYLDNVPADRVAQIHIGGHSRQAGLLLDTHDRPVADPVWRLYGRAIAKFGRTPTLLEWDDRIPSFEEVHREARKADRFLASLAPVHAKRG